A genomic stretch from Sulfurimonas sediminis includes:
- a CDS encoding ISAs1 family transposase: MATKTREKLAKKRSIRGYADQAQSNQLLKLFSEVTDYRKPQGKRHRLEHILYLSVLAGLMGATDYKQISIWIEKHIQKEQVKRLLGVEFILTPKKSLVSDVLAKVDSQEVEVVFRKWIRTYVDTRGKHLSVDGKVMNGSKYKDKRSIEVVGAVLSEIGVIIAHQQIAEKSNEIPALQAMIGELGDEFIFTFDAMNTQKNS; encoded by the coding sequence ATGGCAACAAAAACAAGAGAAAAATTAGCGAAAAAGCGTTCTATAAGAGGGTATGCAGATCAAGCCCAATCAAATCAACTTTTAAAATTGTTTTCAGAGGTGACAGACTATCGGAAACCTCAAGGTAAAAGACACCGACTAGAACATATTTTATATCTTTCAGTATTGGCTGGATTGATGGGAGCAACTGACTATAAGCAAATATCTATTTGGATAGAGAAGCATATTCAAAAAGAACAAGTTAAAAGATTATTAGGTGTAGAGTTTATATTAACACCAAAGAAAAGTTTGGTTTCTGATGTGTTAGCGAAAGTTGATAGCCAAGAAGTTGAAGTTGTTTTTAGGAAATGGATAAGAACCTATGTCGATACAAGAGGAAAGCACCTGAGCGTAGATGGCAAGGTTATGAATGGCAGCAAATACAAAGATAAGAGATCAATAGAAGTAGTTGGTGCTGTTTTATCTGAGATAGGGGTAATAATTGCTCATCAACAAATAGCAGAGAAGTCGAATGAAATACCTGCCCTTCAGGCTATGATAGGGGAATTGGGAGATGAATTTATCTTTACTTTTGATGCAATGAATACCCAAAAAAACTCTTGA
- a CDS encoding transposase family protein — protein sequence MKLTRTKALLESLKSIPDYRVDTGKIEYPLHEVLFMTLFALIKGNTTFKDIFSWMIYNKDNAILKEIFDKEEITIPSKSTYHRLLINTDNNALEKVFREFFFHSLHKKILLLTGSG from the coding sequence ATCAAATTAACACGCACAAAAGCCTTACTTGAATCGCTAAAAAGTATCCCAGACTATAGAGTAGATACAGGGAAGATAGAATATCCATTGCACGAAGTTCTTTTCATGACACTTTTTGCACTTATCAAAGGAAATACAACTTTTAAGGATATATTTTCATGGATGATATATAACAAAGACAATGCAATACTCAAAGAGATTTTTGATAAAGAAGAGATAACGATTCCTTCCAAATCAACATATCATCGTTTATTGATAAACACAGATAATAATGCTTTGGAAAAAGTATTTAGAGAGTTCTTTTTCCATTCATTGCACAAGAAAATATTGCTATTGACGGGAAGTGGCTGA
- the greA gene encoding transcription elongation factor GreA: MKEPMSIEGYDKLTEEFKYLLEVEKPKVAHEKLVAAALGDRSENADYQAAKEKLRFIDKRLFYLNKMIQNSQIIDPSLHVHKSVAFGSTVTLVDLVTDEKEIYTLCGVLESEPENGLISIHSPIAKALLGKSVGDEIKVKLPNQTKEYEIEKIEYKNIFSLKKNIRTKSR; encoded by the coding sequence ATGAAAGAACCTATGAGCATTGAAGGGTATGATAAGCTGACGGAAGAATTTAAATATTTGCTCGAAGTTGAAAAACCCAAGGTGGCTCATGAAAAACTTGTAGCAGCAGCATTGGGTGATAGAAGTGAAAATGCCGATTATCAAGCTGCAAAAGAGAAATTGCGCTTTATTGACAAGAGGCTTTTTTATCTTAACAAAATGATTCAAAACTCACAAATCATTGACCCTTCTTTACATGTACATAAAAGCGTTGCTTTTGGCAGTACAGTTACACTTGTTGATCTTGTAACTGACGAAAAAGAGATTTATACTTTGTGTGGTGTGCTTGAAAGTGAACCGGAAAACGGACTTATATCTATTCATTCTCCTATAGCAAAAGCATTGCTTGGCAAAAGTGTAGGTGATGAGATCAAAGTCAAGTTGCCAAATCAGACAAAAGAGTATGAAATTGAAAAAATAGAGTATAAAAATATCTTTTCTTTGAAAAAGAATATTCGTACAAAAAGTAGGTAA
- a CDS encoding HDOD domain-containing protein, protein MTEDILKKIKQLPPLPESALQIEKVYKDPNSTFNDMAKILEKDPLLTADILKAANSPLYGFSREINAISQAVGLFGMGTVRGFALASIVKKSFALDLSPYGITNEMFSELSKKQHALTTAWCLKRENRLMGILSPAAFLVEIGKVLIAQQIITDKKEAEFKAAMQELQDVEAAEKEIVGVDTPEVSATIFAQWKFEEGLVDVIRNCQNPDAAKEEDKKAAQILHVVRITVPINGIITNESIQAAKELIEKYGLDMESFDQALEHIKS, encoded by the coding sequence ATGACTGAAGATATATTAAAAAAAATCAAACAACTCCCACCGCTTCCGGAATCTGCTCTTCAAATAGAGAAAGTTTACAAAGATCCAAACTCTACATTTAATGATATGGCAAAAATTTTAGAAAAAGACCCTCTTTTGACAGCCGATATCCTTAAAGCGGCAAATTCGCCTCTTTACGGTTTTTCCAGAGAAATAAATGCTATCAGTCAGGCAGTCGGTCTTTTTGGGATGGGTACTGTTCGCGGATTTGCATTAGCTTCAATCGTGAAAAAAAGCTTTGCACTGGATCTCTCTCCTTACGGTATTACAAATGAAATGTTCTCTGAACTCTCAAAAAAACAGCATGCGCTTACTACTGCATGGTGTCTAAAAAGAGAAAACAGGCTCATGGGTATTTTATCGCCTGCTGCCTTTTTGGTAGAAATCGGAAAAGTACTTATTGCACAGCAGATTATAACAGACAAAAAAGAAGCAGAGTTCAAAGCAGCTATGCAGGAGTTACAGGATGTTGAAGCTGCCGAAAAAGAGATTGTAGGCGTAGATACACCTGAAGTCAGTGCTACAATATTTGCACAATGGAAATTTGAAGAGGGACTTGTTGATGTTATACGCAACTGTCAAAATCCTGACGCAGCCAAAGAAGAAGATAAAAAAGCTGCACAGATTCTTCATGTAGTACGTATCACTGTTCCTATAAACGGCATAATCACAAACGAGAGTATTCAAGCTGCAAAAGAGTTAATAGAAAAATACGGACTTGATATGGAGAGTTTCGATCAAGCCCTGGAACATATAAAGAGTTAA
- a CDS encoding RNB domain-containing ribonuclease has product MKSLLIRLTHGLNEQDITEEELPVVREWLAKKYLTHKHNIYKFNSKYRAGVLGLVQKGTAYLHVIGENIKDLYINENNLGLANEGDLVIAQRLLGHRGQPSAKIVEIVGKEQTYSVAYIIEKEGRKALVDLKTEYPVGAEMATEELNNCAMGDLFKVDNNENKIMEKIGNIKDPKSDEKIVLAQFNKHDAFDEEVLKIARSFKPVDASKYPKRKDLRDLTFCTIDPVTAKDFDDAIYWDDKNTTLYVAIADVSEYVTPFGPIDTEAIYRSFSIYLPHRSIPMLPRELSETLCSLQPHVDRLAYVFEIKLDVKTLEVVKSEVYEALMHSDRRFNYEEIDLFLENRLQAKTQEEKEIFAWIKKLKTVTDRLRAKRLQEGFDFHSTEIEMTLDENTNLVATTLAQETPSHGLIEDCMLLANKEAAKRYKRGLFRIHEPPSQAKLQKLYQELAGIGIHVEIKNTIKETIDSIQKQAKEMGIEAEVDTLIIQSQMQARYSPVNVGHFGLGFKEYTHFTSPIRRYSDLIVHRLLKAINRGDTQEQSYVLRNIESLSMAISEKEREAMIIESEYKARKYARWAAQNLHKEFKARITSTDPELRAELHDEIIGARLHFTSGADVTLFEDVIVRIDKVNIARARIYASVVGKIEK; this is encoded by the coding sequence TTGAAATCACTACTTATACGCCTCACTCATGGACTCAATGAACAAGACATCACGGAAGAAGAACTCCCTGTAGTACGCGAATGGCTTGCAAAAAAATACCTGACACACAAGCATAATATATATAAATTCAACTCCAAATACCGTGCCGGAGTTCTAGGACTTGTCCAAAAAGGAACAGCATATTTACATGTAATAGGCGAGAATATTAAAGACCTCTATATCAATGAAAACAATCTCGGACTTGCCAATGAAGGGGATTTGGTCATTGCGCAGAGACTTTTAGGCCACAGAGGGCAGCCAAGTGCCAAAATAGTAGAGATAGTCGGGAAAGAACAGACCTACAGTGTCGCCTATATTATAGAAAAAGAGGGACGAAAAGCTTTGGTTGATCTTAAAACCGAGTATCCCGTCGGTGCTGAAATGGCAACAGAAGAGCTCAATAACTGTGCGATGGGTGACCTTTTTAAAGTTGACAACAATGAAAATAAAATCATGGAAAAAATAGGCAACATCAAAGACCCGAAATCTGATGAGAAAATTGTTCTTGCCCAGTTTAACAAGCATGATGCATTTGATGAAGAGGTTTTAAAAATCGCCCGCTCTTTCAAGCCTGTTGATGCTTCAAAATATCCAAAACGAAAAGATTTAAGAGATTTGACATTTTGTACGATAGACCCTGTGACTGCAAAAGATTTTGACGATGCCATCTACTGGGATGACAAAAACACAACCCTCTATGTTGCCATCGCAGATGTCAGTGAATATGTCACACCTTTTGGTCCCATAGATACCGAAGCAATTTACAGAAGTTTTTCTATTTACCTGCCGCATCGTTCTATTCCTATGCTGCCAAGAGAGCTCAGTGAAACCTTATGTTCTTTGCAACCCCATGTTGACAGACTTGCCTATGTATTTGAAATCAAACTTGATGTAAAAACTCTTGAAGTCGTAAAATCTGAAGTTTATGAGGCACTTATGCACTCTGACAGAAGATTTAACTATGAAGAGATTGACCTCTTTTTAGAAAATAGACTCCAGGCAAAAACACAAGAAGAAAAAGAGATATTTGCCTGGATAAAAAAGCTCAAAACAGTCACAGACAGATTACGGGCAAAACGTCTGCAGGAAGGTTTTGACTTTCATTCTACAGAAATAGAGATGACTCTGGATGAAAACACAAACCTTGTAGCCACAACCCTTGCCCAAGAAACTCCTTCTCACGGGCTCATAGAAGACTGTATGCTCTTAGCAAACAAAGAAGCGGCAAAACGCTATAAACGGGGGCTTTTTAGGATTCATGAACCGCCAAGTCAGGCAAAACTTCAGAAGCTTTATCAAGAACTGGCCGGCATAGGCATACATGTAGAGATTAAAAACACTATCAAAGAAACGATAGATTCCATCCAGAAACAGGCCAAAGAGATGGGTATTGAAGCGGAAGTGGATACCCTTATTATTCAGTCTCAGATGCAGGCACGATATTCCCCTGTAAATGTCGGACACTTTGGGCTGGGTTTTAAAGAGTACACCCATTTTACCTCGCCCATCAGAAGGTACAGTGATTTAATTGTGCACAGACTTTTAAAAGCGATTAACAGAGGCGACACACAGGAACAGTCTTATGTTTTAAGAAATATTGAATCACTCAGTATGGCTATCAGTGAAAAAGAGCGTGAGGCGATGATCATAGAGTCCGAATACAAAGCACGCAAATATGCAAGATGGGCAGCGCAGAATCTGCACAAAGAGTTTAAAGCAAGAATCACGAGCACAGATCCGGAGCTGCGGGCAGAGCTGCATGATGAAATCATTGGCGCAAGACTGCATTTTACCTCGGGTGCGGATGTGACACTGTTTGAAGATGTCATTGTACGAATTGATAAAGTCAATATAGCAAGAGCACGAATATATGCCTCGGTAGTCGGGAAAATAGAAAAATAA
- the holA gene encoding DNA polymerase III subunit delta: MYKNEFDKHIQNKSISNSFIFFGESTFLIDMYTKMLTNIEEANILSYYHDEYDFNSAKAHLSQGSLFGDRNILVIKSEKKIPKKELDLFLSLCDKNRENIFVYAYYGSDHKTYNNKKAFAKTNVMSVRFFHPKEYEAQNIIYALAQEKHVNIDKFTISHLLKIHNGDVALASNEIEKFRVYDRTITTKDVDNLVYGLASINLDDFITKLLDKKDFRPDLLNILEHGEDEIRIITAITAYLTQLYMFNIYIRINGAPNALEILGYPAPSFVVEQKASAAIKIKPQTYSKLHELLLNSELQMKSSSGDKSAILFSSLIRLQKLL, translated from the coding sequence ATGTATAAAAACGAGTTTGACAAACATATACAGAACAAGAGTATCTCAAACAGCTTTATTTTTTTTGGAGAGAGTACCTTCTTGATAGATATGTACACAAAAATGCTGACAAATATAGAAGAAGCAAATATACTCAGCTATTACCATGACGAATATGATTTTAACTCTGCAAAAGCACACCTTTCACAGGGTTCGCTCTTTGGAGACAGAAATATCCTTGTTATAAAAAGCGAAAAAAAAATTCCAAAAAAAGAGCTTGATCTGTTTTTATCATTATGTGACAAAAACAGAGAAAATATTTTTGTCTATGCCTATTATGGATCAGACCATAAAACCTACAATAATAAAAAAGCTTTTGCCAAAACAAATGTCATGAGTGTAAGATTTTTTCATCCAAAAGAGTATGAAGCACAAAATATTATTTATGCACTTGCCCAAGAAAAACATGTCAATATTGATAAATTTACAATTTCACATCTGCTAAAAATTCACAATGGAGATGTTGCGCTTGCATCGAATGAAATAGAAAAGTTTCGTGTTTATGACAGAACCATTACCACTAAAGATGTTGACAATCTGGTATATGGACTTGCAAGTATCAATCTTGACGACTTTATAACAAAACTGCTTGACAAAAAAGATTTTCGTCCTGATTTACTCAATATACTGGAGCATGGCGAAGATGAAATAAGAATTATTACAGCAATTACCGCCTATTTAACGCAGCTTTATATGTTTAACATATATATTCGCATAAACGGTGCACCTAATGCTTTAGAAATTTTAGGTTATCCTGCACCCTCTTTTGTAGTGGAACAAAAAGCCTCTGCAGCAATTAAGATAAAACCGCAGACATATTCAAAACTACATGAACTACTCTTAAACAGTGAGCTTCAGATGAAAAGTTCAAGTGGTGACAAAAGCGCAATTCTCTTTTCAAGCTTAATCCGATTACAAAAACTGCTTTAG
- a CDS encoding Fur family transcriptional regulator: MNNYTDILRQHRLKATPQRLEIANALHTNGHMTIESLYEVMLKKFNSISLATIYKNINLMLENAFIQEVKIPNEKSVYELTKETHSHVICRQCHTIQDIVLDLSQTAQLASQASHFKIDKADLVLSGLCQKCQQL; encoded by the coding sequence ATGAATAATTATACAGATATATTACGTCAACATCGTTTAAAAGCAACACCGCAAAGATTAGAAATTGCAAATGCACTTCATACCAATGGACACATGACAATAGAAAGCCTGTATGAAGTCATGCTCAAAAAATTTAATTCTATCTCCCTGGCTACTATTTATAAAAATATTAATCTTATGCTGGAGAATGCTTTTATACAGGAAGTGAAAATTCCAAATGAAAAATCAGTATACGAGCTCACCAAAGAGACACATTCCCATGTAATCTGCAGACAATGCCATACAATTCAAGATATTGTACTGGACTTATCACAAACTGCACAACTTGCTTCGCAGGCTTCTCATTTCAAGATTGACAAAGCCGACCTGGTTCTCTCAGGACTTTGTCAAAAGTGTCAACAACTTTAA
- a CDS encoding ribose-phosphate pyrophosphokinase produces the protein MRGYKIFAGSASVDFAKEICSILDIPLAKADVKKFSDGEISVQIAESVRGRDVFIVQSTGAPSNDNLMELLILTDALKRSSASSITAVVPYYGYARQDRKAAPRVPITAKLVANLYETAGIDRVVTIDLHAGQIQGFFDIPVDNLYGSITFEQYIKSKNLKNPIIASPDIGGVARARYFASRMGLEMVIVDKRREKANESEVMNIIGNVEGHDVIMIDDMVDTAGTMVKAATALKNKGAVSVMACATHGVLSGNAYQNLENGELDELIITNTLESKPHSKIKVLSVAPLFAEVIRRVYHNESVNSLFA, from the coding sequence ATGCGTGGTTATAAAATTTTTGCAGGATCTGCCAGTGTTGATTTTGCGAAAGAGATTTGTAGTATTTTAGATATTCCCTTAGCGAAAGCTGATGTTAAAAAGTTCAGCGACGGTGAAATTTCGGTCCAGATTGCAGAATCTGTCCGTGGTCGTGATGTATTTATCGTACAGTCGACCGGTGCTCCCTCAAATGACAATCTTATGGAACTGTTGATTTTGACTGATGCGCTTAAACGCTCATCAGCTTCAAGTATTACAGCGGTTGTCCCTTATTACGGTTATGCGAGACAGGACAGAAAGGCGGCTCCCCGTGTCCCGATTACTGCAAAACTTGTAGCAAACCTCTATGAAACTGCCGGCATAGACAGAGTCGTAACTATAGACCTGCATGCCGGACAGATTCAGGGATTTTTTGATATTCCTGTTGACAATCTGTACGGTTCCATTACCTTTGAGCAGTATATAAAAAGCAAAAACCTCAAAAATCCCATTATCGCTTCTCCTGACATCGGCGGGGTTGCACGTGCGAGATACTTTGCATCCCGAATGGGTCTTGAAATGGTTATCGTTGACAAACGCCGTGAAAAAGCAAATGAAAGTGAAGTGATGAATATCATCGGAAATGTCGAAGGACATGATGTTATTATGATAGACGATATGGTTGACACGGCAGGAACAATGGTCAAAGCGGCTACTGCTCTTAAAAACAAAGGAGCTGTTTCTGTGATGGCATGTGCGACACATGGTGTTCTCAGCGGAAATGCCTACCAAAATCTTGAGAACGGTGAGCTTGATGAACTCATTATAACCAATACTTTAGAATCAAAACCTCATTCAAAAATAAAAGTCTTGAGTGTTGCACCGCTTTTTGCCGAAGTAATTCGCAGAGTCTATCACAACGAGAGTGTGAACAGTCTTTTTGCATAG
- the lepA gene encoding translation elongation factor 4: MKNIRNFSIIAHIDHGKSTLADRIIQECGSVTEREMGTQMMDTMDIEQERGITIKAQSVRLDYVKDGEHYILNLIDTPGHVDFSYEVSKSLASSDGALLIVDAAQGVEAQTIANVYLALDNDLELIPVINKIDLPAADPDKVAEEIETSIGIDATDAVLVSAKTGVGIRELIDAIVERIPEPKGNPDAPTKAIIYDSWFDQYLGALALVRVFDGEIRKNQTIKLMSNGEEHQVLDLMYPHPLKKIKTQAIKSGEIGIVILGLKEVSVVSVGDTITDAKNPTAEPVGDYEPAKPFVFAGLYPIDTDKFEDLRDALDKLRLNDSSLSYEPETSIALGFGFRVGFLGMLHMEVIKERLEREFGLDLIATAPSVVYHVYLNNGEMVKVQNPSELPEVNHIDRIEEPYVKATVITPSEYLGNIMNLLVSKRGIQNKMTYLNEERVMLEYEIPMNEIVVDFYDTLKSISKGYASFDYEPTQFKEGDLVKLDVKVAGEVVDALSVIVPRTSALSRGRTLVKNMKELIPRQLFEVAVQASLGNQVIARETVKSMGKNVTAKCYGGDITRKRKLLEKQKAGKKRMKSIGKVQLPQEAFMSVLKMD, translated from the coding sequence TTGAAAAACATTAGAAACTTCTCAATCATTGCCCATATTGACCATGGAAAAAGCACCTTGGCTGACAGAATTATACAAGAGTGTGGTTCTGTTACCGAGCGAGAAATGGGTACGCAGATGATGGATACCATGGATATAGAACAGGAACGCGGCATCACCATCAAAGCCCAATCCGTTCGCCTTGATTATGTAAAAGACGGAGAACATTATATTCTCAATCTTATAGACACACCGGGTCATGTTGATTTTTCGTATGAAGTGAGCAAGTCTTTGGCTTCTTCTGACGGAGCCCTGCTTATCGTTGATGCCGCACAGGGTGTTGAGGCACAGACAATTGCCAATGTCTATTTGGCACTCGACAATGACCTTGAACTGATTCCCGTTATTAACAAAATAGACCTTCCTGCAGCTGACCCTGACAAAGTTGCCGAAGAGATAGAAACATCCATAGGAATAGATGCCACAGATGCTGTCCTTGTGAGTGCTAAAACAGGTGTGGGAATTCGTGAACTTATTGACGCCATTGTTGAAAGAATTCCTGAACCGAAGGGAAACCCTGATGCACCGACAAAAGCGATTATTTACGATTCCTGGTTTGACCAGTATCTTGGTGCCCTGGCACTTGTTCGTGTTTTTGACGGAGAAATAAGAAAAAACCAGACAATTAAACTGATGTCAAACGGTGAAGAGCATCAGGTACTTGACTTGATGTACCCGCATCCTCTGAAAAAAATCAAAACACAGGCTATAAAGAGCGGTGAAATAGGCATCGTGATTTTAGGACTTAAAGAAGTGAGTGTGGTAAGTGTCGGAGACACCATCACTGATGCAAAAAATCCCACTGCCGAACCGGTTGGGGATTATGAGCCTGCAAAACCTTTTGTATTTGCCGGACTCTACCCTATAGATACCGACAAATTTGAAGACTTAAGAGATGCACTTGACAAACTTAGACTCAATGATTCTTCCCTCTCTTATGAACCTGAAACATCTATAGCACTTGGCTTTGGTTTTCGTGTAGGCTTTTTGGGTATGCTGCATATGGAAGTTATTAAAGAGCGCCTCGAGAGAGAATTCGGACTTGATCTGATTGCCACAGCCCCTTCGGTTGTCTACCATGTGTACCTTAACAACGGGGAGATGGTAAAAGTGCAAAACCCTTCAGAGTTACCTGAAGTCAATCATATCGACAGAATAGAAGAGCCTTATGTGAAAGCCACAGTAATTACTCCTAGTGAATATCTGGGAAACATCATGAATCTTTTGGTTTCAAAACGCGGTATTCAAAACAAAATGACCTACCTCAACGAAGAGAGAGTAATGCTTGAGTATGAAATCCCGATGAATGAAATAGTCGTGGATTTTTATGATACGCTCAAGTCCATCTCCAAAGGCTATGCTTCTTTTGACTATGAACCGACCCAATTCAAAGAGGGCGACCTTGTCAAACTTGATGTCAAGGTTGCCGGAGAGGTCGTGGATGCGCTCAGTGTGATTGTCCCGCGAACCTCTGCGCTTTCTCGAGGACGAACTCTTGTAAAAAACATGAAAGAGCTTATTCCCCGTCAACTTTTTGAAGTAGCTGTGCAGGCATCTCTGGGCAATCAGGTCATAGCCCGCGAGACAGTCAAATCAATGGGAAAAAATGTCACTGCCAAATGTTACGGCGGAGATATTACCCGTAAACGAAAACTCCTTGAAAAACAAAAAGCAGGGAAAAAACGTATGAAATCCATAGGCAAGGTGCAACTGCCGCAAGAGGCTTTTATGTCTGTTTTAAAAATGGACTAA
- a CDS encoding ComF family protein, which translates to MKCIVCESYAFAHICSTCKTTFLSPALYKRTLANGVDILSFYKYEEIKELLFTKHTELGFYVYTILAKLSFKKFAKEFHTKEKFVSLAVDDTSRGGYSHTAILNNHLKTYNIQPLFNKLRATNQISYSGQTKLFREQNPRNFLLKKFKGDSIILVDDIVTTGQTLTQACTKVEEQGKTVSFCLTLTDVSLK; encoded by the coding sequence ATGAAATGTATAGTGTGTGAAAGTTATGCTTTTGCACATATATGTTCTACATGTAAAACAACTTTTCTCTCCCCTGCTCTTTACAAAAGAACTCTCGCTAACGGTGTTGACATCCTCTCTTTTTACAAATACGAAGAGATAAAAGAACTGCTGTTTACAAAACATACAGAACTGGGTTTTTATGTTTACACTATTTTGGCAAAACTCAGTTTTAAAAAATTTGCCAAAGAGTTTCATACAAAAGAAAAATTTGTCTCTTTGGCAGTGGATGATACCAGCAGAGGCGGCTACTCACACACAGCCATACTCAACAATCATCTAAAAACCTACAACATCCAACCCCTTTTTAATAAACTCAGAGCCACCAATCAAATATCCTATTCCGGACAGACCAAGCTTTTTAGAGAACAAAATCCAAGAAATTTTCTCCTGAAAAAGTTCAAAGGCGACAGTATCATTTTAGTCGATGATATTGTCACAACAGGGCAAACACTTACACAGGCCTGTACAAAAGTTGAAGAACAGGGCAAAACCGTCAGTTTCTGCCTTACGCTCACAGATGTAAGTCTAAAATAG
- the grpE gene encoding nucleotide exchange factor GrpE: protein MSEKENTNTNNNEIENDEVAAEAEAVENELDLLQKELAELKDKYARVHADFDNIKKRLEREKYTAVEYANEKFAKDMIPVVDSLEMALKSAEADADPQELIEKLKEGIELTLKQFTTALEKHGVTMVSHEEPFDPNIHNAVQSVDSDEVESGQIVQTFQKGYKYKERPLREAMVVVAN from the coding sequence ATGTCTGAAAAAGAAAATACGAATACAAATAATAACGAGATAGAGAATGATGAAGTCGCTGCTGAAGCTGAAGCAGTTGAAAACGAATTAGATTTACTGCAAAAAGAACTCGCAGAACTAAAAGACAAATATGCACGTGTTCATGCTGATTTTGACAATATCAAAAAGAGACTTGAGCGTGAAAAATATACTGCGGTTGAATATGCAAACGAAAAATTTGCAAAAGATATGATTCCTGTAGTGGATTCTCTTGAAATGGCTTTAAAATCTGCCGAAGCAGATGCTGATCCTCAGGAACTTATAGAAAAACTCAAAGAGGGTATTGAACTTACACTCAAGCAGTTTACTACAGCACTGGAAAAACACGGTGTAACAATGGTATCACATGAAGAGCCGTTTGATCCAAATATTCACAATGCGGTACAGAGTGTTGACAGTGATGAAGTTGAAAGTGGACAGATTGTTCAAACTTTTCAAAAAGGTTACAAGTACAAAGAGAGACCATTAAGAGAAGCTATGGTTGTTGTTGCAAACTAA